One Streptomyces sp. P9-A2 DNA window includes the following coding sequences:
- a CDS encoding ABC transporter permease translates to MSVVPADVLPGAVLAVEETAPQPAVLGPRARLWPSLAAVYRAQLSRARVARIPLLFVATFQSVGIMILMRGVVDGGSEARAVVAGSAVLVVAFVALNLLAQYFGQLRASGGLDHYATLPVPPAAVVLGAAGAYASFTVPGTVVTAAFGCVLFGLPLTHLWVLAAVIPLSGAALAGLGAALGLLAPRPEFATLLGQLGMSAALLLGVLPAERMPEAVRVVRDLLPSTYGVEALARTFAPHPDWALVLGDLAVCGVVGVFSLAVAAWAYRRAAVR, encoded by the coding sequence GTGAGTGTCGTACCCGCCGATGTCCTGCCGGGCGCCGTCCTGGCCGTGGAGGAGACCGCGCCGCAGCCGGCCGTGCTCGGCCCCCGGGCGCGGCTGTGGCCGTCGCTGGCGGCCGTGTACCGGGCGCAGCTCTCCCGGGCGCGGGTGGCGCGGATCCCGCTGCTGTTCGTGGCGACCTTCCAGTCCGTCGGGATCATGATCCTGATGCGCGGGGTCGTGGACGGCGGCTCGGAGGCACGGGCGGTGGTGGCCGGATCGGCCGTCCTGGTCGTCGCCTTCGTCGCGCTCAACCTGCTCGCGCAGTACTTCGGACAGCTGCGGGCCAGCGGTGGACTCGACCACTACGCGACGCTGCCGGTCCCGCCGGCCGCGGTGGTGCTGGGCGCGGCCGGCGCCTACGCCTCGTTCACCGTGCCGGGGACGGTGGTGACGGCGGCCTTCGGATGCGTCCTGTTCGGACTGCCGCTGACGCATCTGTGGGTGCTGGCCGCCGTGATCCCGCTGTCGGGTGCCGCGCTCGCCGGGCTGGGGGCCGCCCTGGGGCTGCTCGCGCCGCGTCCCGAGTTCGCCACGCTGCTCGGCCAGCTCGGCATGTCGGCCGCGCTGCTGCTGGGCGTGCTGCCGGCGGAACGGATGCCGGAGGCGGTACGCGTCGTCCGGGACCTGCTGCCGTCGACGTACGGTGTCGAGGCCCTCGCGCGGACCTTCGCGCCGCATCCCGACTGGGCACTGGTCCTCGGCGACCTCGCGGTGTGCGGGGTGGTCGGAGTGTTCTCGCTGGCCGTGGCGGCCTGGGCGTACCGCAGGGCAGCCGTCCGCTGA
- a CDS encoding ABC transporter ATP-binding protein, with protein sequence MCVVRGLTKTYPAARGRRGVPATPEIRATDDVALDVRRGEIFGLLGPNGAGKSTLVRQLTGLMRPDRGSVHILGHDIVRHPERAARILAYLGQESTALDELTVSLAVETTARLRGLDAKRACAERDDVLDELGLAPIAARPLKKLSGGQRRLACFAASLVGERPLLVLDEPTVGMDPIARRAVWSAVDRRRAEQGATVLLVTHNVIEAETVLDRVAVLDQGRVIACDSPSGLKEQVAGEVRVDLVWRETAPLHVPEVAALQDRAVESGRRWTLRLGPEEARAVVATVTGGAAFAALDDFTLTTPTLEDVYLALGGAVRQGLVKA encoded by the coding sequence GTGTGCGTGGTGCGCGGGCTGACCAAGACCTATCCGGCGGCCCGAGGACGCCGCGGAGTGCCGGCGACCCCCGAGATCCGGGCCACCGACGACGTCGCGCTCGACGTCCGGCGCGGTGAGATCTTCGGACTGCTCGGGCCGAACGGTGCCGGCAAGTCCACCCTCGTACGCCAGCTCACCGGACTGATGCGGCCCGACCGCGGCAGCGTCCACATCCTCGGCCACGACATCGTGCGCCACCCCGAGCGGGCCGCGAGGATCCTCGCCTACCTCGGGCAGGAGTCCACCGCCCTCGACGAGCTGACCGTGTCGCTCGCCGTCGAGACCACCGCGCGGCTGCGCGGCCTCGACGCGAAGCGGGCGTGCGCGGAGCGGGACGACGTCCTCGACGAACTCGGGCTCGCCCCGATCGCCGCGCGCCCCCTGAAGAAGCTGTCCGGCGGCCAGCGCCGGCTGGCCTGTTTCGCCGCCTCGCTGGTCGGCGAGCGGCCCCTGCTGGTGCTCGACGAACCCACCGTCGGCATGGACCCGATCGCGCGGCGCGCGGTGTGGTCCGCCGTCGACCGACGCCGGGCCGAGCAGGGCGCCACCGTGCTGCTGGTCACCCACAACGTCATCGAGGCCGAGACCGTGCTCGACCGGGTCGCCGTGCTCGACCAGGGCCGGGTGATCGCCTGCGACAGCCCGTCCGGACTGAAGGAACAGGTCGCGGGCGAGGTCCGGGTCGACCTGGTGTGGCGCGAGACGGCCCCCCTGCACGTACCGGAGGTCGCCGCGCTCCAGGACCGCGCCGTCGAGTCCGGCCGCCGCTGGACACTGCGGCTCGGGCCGGAGGAGGCCCGTGCCGTCGTCGCCACGGTCACCGGCGGCGCCGCCTTCGCCGCCCTGGACGACTTCACGCTCACCACGCCCACTCTGGAGGACGTGTACCTGGCGCTGGGCGGTGCCGTACGGCAGGGGCTGGTGAAGGCATGA
- a CDS encoding NYN domain-containing protein, producing the protein MDRCIVLVDAGYLLGAAASLLAGEPSRSRITVDHAALIQGLRDRAESDTGRPLLRIYWFDGAPDRVPQPEHRRLRVMPRVTVRLGALTRSDGRWAQKGVDAAMHAELTELARNRACSDIVLVTGDGDLLPGMMAAKEHGVAVHLWAVQAADGDYNQSEDLVAEADERRVLDRAWITKAVRAKEDHSGVCAPPPAARSEIAAILSAPLPESAPAPGEEPAAQEPPHPAAAGHNGTGERTPAAKGVPTPKDLAALRAPGPPHPHPPQSATLRWSSDKGWVDRPVAEPLEAASMPTLAQLTTAEQRWADREEDITTVGGDPFEVGQVFARRWVERLGDQGGLQKLSGMYPRIPHRVDGELLRYAARFGLLAHKDDQIDERDRYAIRAGFWRELDARTGTDRAPVGD; encoded by the coding sequence GTGGACCGCTGCATCGTCCTGGTGGACGCCGGGTATCTGCTGGGGGCCGCCGCCAGTCTCCTCGCCGGGGAGCCCTCGCGGTCCCGGATCACCGTCGATCACGCCGCCCTCATCCAGGGGTTGCGCGACCGGGCCGAGTCCGACACGGGCCGGCCCCTGTTGCGCATCTACTGGTTCGACGGCGCCCCGGACCGGGTGCCGCAGCCCGAGCACCGCCGGCTTCGGGTCATGCCCAGGGTCACCGTCCGGCTGGGCGCGCTCACCCGCAGCGACGGCCGTTGGGCGCAGAAGGGCGTCGACGCCGCCATGCACGCCGAGTTGACCGAGCTGGCCCGCAACCGCGCCTGTTCCGACATCGTCCTGGTCACCGGCGACGGCGACCTGCTGCCCGGCATGATGGCGGCCAAGGAGCACGGTGTCGCCGTCCACCTGTGGGCCGTCCAGGCCGCCGACGGCGACTACAACCAGTCCGAGGACCTGGTCGCCGAGGCCGACGAACGCCGGGTGCTGGACCGTGCCTGGATCACCAAGGCGGTGCGCGCCAAGGAGGACCATTCCGGCGTGTGCGCGCCGCCCCCCGCCGCACGCTCCGAGATCGCCGCGATCCTCTCCGCCCCGCTGCCGGAGTCCGCGCCCGCCCCGGGGGAGGAACCGGCCGCCCAGGAGCCGCCGCACCCGGCCGCCGCCGGACACAACGGCACCGGCGAGCGGACGCCCGCCGCCAAGGGCGTACCCACGCCCAAGGACCTGGCGGCCCTGCGCGCTCCCGGCCCCCCGCACCCCCACCCGCCGCAGTCCGCCACCCTGCGCTGGTCCTCCGACAAGGGCTGGGTCGACCGGCCCGTCGCCGAGCCCCTCGAGGCGGCCTCCATGCCGACGCTCGCCCAGCTGACCACGGCGGAGCAGCGGTGGGCCGACCGCGAGGAGGACATCACCACGGTCGGCGGGGACCCCTTCGAGGTGGGACAGGTCTTCGCCCGCCGCTGGGTGGAGCGGCTGGGGGACCAGGGCGGCCTCCAGAAGCTGTCCGGCATGTACCCCCGCATCCCGCACCGCGTCGACGGCGAGCTGCTGCGCTACGCCGCCCGCTTCGGCCTGCTCGCCCACAAGGACGACCAGATCGACGAACGCGACCGGTACGCCATCCGGGCGGGCTTCTGGCGCGAGCTGGACGCGCGTACGGGGACGGACCGTGCCCCGGTCGGGGACTGA